In Mytilus trossulus isolate FHL-02 chromosome 10, PNRI_Mtr1.1.1.hap1, whole genome shotgun sequence, the DNA window GAAATACTTGCAAAGTGTATAAacgtcaaatgttttaatacttttgCCAGATGAAAGAGCATTCTGAGgatgtatgtactctaaaagatttttaaaatatttgagtaTCCTCATCTGGTGCACATCAcctaatttaattaattacacaatgtattttaataccCGCTTTACTTGCTGATAAATATGACGTTgctaatttagaaagaggtttcgtgaaAAACTCAGCAATATACTGTTGATTGTAAGGACACTTTACAGTTTAGGTATCCACTACAGAGATTGAAGATCTAGTTGAAATTCTAACGAAAGAAAGAACATGATATTTATAAAGGGGTTTTACCGTTCTTTAAATCAAgcatgatgaaaataaaatcgAATTCATGTTAAATGTTTCGCTTTTAATCCAGTCATAcgatacaaaataaatgtaattacaACTTCGTATGAATACGGCAGATTAGAGAAAAAACTCATTGTAATGTGCATCAATTAAATGCAAGTGGGGTAAACAGTATATATACAAGGAAGGCCACAATTATACTCCCTAAATTTCGCAATTGAACTTTTTCATGATGTAATATCGGAGTTTATAAAGACAAATCACAAAGCcattgaactaaaaaaaaaaggaaacgtCAAATCGGTGggtcccttatcaaatgacaatgAGTCAAAAGagcaaacacatcaaacgaatggacattaactgtcatattccggacttgcatttttattaaatgaatttttGCATGTAGAAATGGTTGAATTAACCTGGTTTCATGGCTAGGTTAACATGACATTTGTATGTTACAGCCGACTTTAAGACATGGTTTTTTCtctaattgttgaaggctgtacggatGCCTTAAATTTTTGACTTCcacattatttgaattttgatggatagttgtttcattgaaaatcatacaaaatgtattttgatcAACGCTTCAACACCcacataaaattataaaaaccacaatttaatttttatgtaaaGCAAAACGGATTGAACAGACTTAACTGGTAATTGccttttcttttcctttaaatataaaacaaatgataaaaattgcTCACATTCACTTTATGTGATCTTTGGCTGACAGCTGTGTCATTGGCAATAGTACTACATCTCCTATCTATTTCgtatatatcatttgtttggcagggtttttgttttgattttttttttggggggggaaGGGGTACTTTCATCTTTAAGaacaaaatacataattttgatTTCTACTTATTCCTATTTTTTGTTGTCCGGTTGATATTTTTCTACGGTTTCAGTATTTTACAGACACACATTCGGAGTAAGTGTTTTTGACTTCGTCAAATGTTTCTCATCATCTTAGCTTTCATAAGCAGGACGACAAATACGCAATGTATAAACAGAGTTGTTTGTCTGTTAAAAAGGAAGAGTTTGGTATGAGGAAACGATCGAATTACTGTGCTACaactttttaacatttaacatgtacaatgaaatatcaaaaaaaccaacattattGAACGTAATACTTTGAATGACGATTAAAAATGCATTCATGGTGTGtccttttgactttaaaaaatctaGGTAAGCACTGCCTACTTATATTAAAATAGTACTATACACAGGGAAATTGATAGATATGTGACATGATTTGGTCTGCATACAAAACACTGATATTAGTATAAGTTCACTTAAATTTTCTCTCAATCATTTAGATTAAAGAATCATGAACATTCTTAAGATTATACTTCTTTGGATCTTAACAGCCTTAAAAGAAGGtaaattaattcatttattttaattattactaTATTTCCAGTGGATATTCAGTTGACCATTGATGACTGTTTAAGGTTACGACCATGAACATTTGATGTATACGATGTCTTGAATAGTTTACAAAACACTTACACTTACACTTTTATCTTCATGCTTGATGATCAAAACAACACAATGTGTCTGTGTTTGGTATTGTCTTTGCATTTTGTACggttaaatatatttgtattatttaagcGGTTTTTATATGTGACTTACACACAGGAGCTAGAAGTTTTTGCTTTACgatatatactagtatagattaaaaatttacaaatatgttaTGTTCTACATTGGTCAATATTATAGGTTTTGAATTCTTAAAGGGACACTAGCTACTAGAAATGTAagagaaaaattaagaatgattgtattggttcaatcatttataaaatacttCAGATATGAACTTCTTTGGAAGAatgataagaagttagcaatatcctctTACTCTAcattccgctatatagatgatgttctttcactaaataatttaaagataaaggatactacagatacagttataTTGGCCTCATatattgacttacatctagaaattgacaatgagagtctgttgaaaataaaactttacgacaaaagagatgatttcagctttccaattgtgaacattccagcagcacttGCAAACGggatatatatctcccaatttatacaatattcccgtgcttgcatttcctatcatgatcaggatctgcctacccttccggagcacatgagatcacccctagttttgatggggttcgtgttgcttattctttagttttatatgttgtgtcatgtgtactattgtttttctgtttttttttttaatttaagccatggcgttttcagtttattttagatttatgagtttgactgtccttttggtatctttctcgtccctcttttgtaccattttgtttcttttttcaaattaagcAAAACATTCAGGATGATTTATTTACTTCTGAccgaataattcgacctcattgaatccatattcatgtgaactaAAATTTATAACCCCTTAGCTAAAGATTGTTAACTCAATCATTAGTCATGCTAGGTTATTTATAGGGAAGGatgtcaacattgaaatggGAAACAAAGGTAAGTCATTTTATTGACTGAATCGATCCACAAAAgatcattcttatacaggtaatAGCGATGATTACGACATATTTGTAATCTATAATAAGAAATTAAACAGACCAACGCCGTCGCGATTAAATAACACACAAAGCGAAGCTACGCATTAGCGAGCCTTTGCCCtacaaattgtttatttaaaggattttatAACTTGAATTATCGgattatgaatcaaatatgaGATTTTGAATCAAATCAATGAGCAAGTATTTGACAGGTAATGCCGCGTTAACCAATACGAAAAGAGTTgttacaaattttctttttggttTATCTGAAGGATTTTGATTTACTGTTATTAGAATAAGTTTTGTAAAGATCTTTTATTTGACtagtatttacataaaaaaatatatcaatacttATATTCTTTCAGCTAAAGGTAATAGCAATGTAACGAAATGCAGCGTTCAAAACACCATTGTTGATTGTTGCAATTTAGCTTTCAACACAATACCCAGGCACCTACCAGTAAACGCGACGAATCTGGACTTAAGTAGAAACAGCATCAAAATAGTCAAAGGCTTTACCTTTCAGTCTTTGCGTTACCTCACCGACCTTAGTTTGGAAAGAAATGGTATACAGTTAATCGAGAAAAATGCTTTCCATGGGTTACATCGTCTACAGAGTCTACATCTCAGatccaattttataaaattatttcccgACGACCTGTTTGAcagactgaatggtttgcaagAGTTGTTAATTGACGGCAATAAACTACAATACTTACAAGATAAtgagataacaaaaatattaaacatgttaaaaatcatGTCATTGAGGAAATTTTCGTTTGACATATatccaaatttcaaatttcccAGTCAATGTGGTACGTTAGGTAAGTTGACAGATTTGCGGATTTACGCTAGGTCCAATTCAAAAAGGCAATGTTCGCTCATGTTAACGGGATGTCAATAATGTCTATCTCCATAGTTATTGTGCCGTGTATATCGGAAGATTTTTTCGAACATTTTCCTAAATTAGAACCATTAAAACTTTCGATAGGTAGTGATTTACCTAAAAATCCAATAGACCAAGTATTCAAATCTTTTGGAGTTTTCCATGGAcgaaacatgataaatattgaaataaggaTCGGCAGATTTGATAATGGGTTTAATTTAAATAACCAGAGAGTGAAGTATTTATGGTCAATTTGTTTGAAACGACTAACTTTGAGTGACTTATATATTAAAGACATATCTATATATGCGCTGCAAGTATTTTCTCTTCGAAGTACATGTCTTGAGTACCTGGAAATTTCCGAAAATTCTATCATGGACGAAGGAGGTACTTTCATTACACTTATTCAgaactttaaaaatttgaaagtttttaaatatataagtaaTTGGCGTCGTTCGAGAGGTAAACGCTCGCCTCCATTaagattatatatatttatattcgtaTTGCCAAAAACTCTTCAAGAGCTTTATATAGAAGATAACATTGCGACTAAATTGACCAATGTTGAAATTATAAACGGCCATAATCTTCGTGTGTTCAGCTTGAGGGACAATGTCATCAGGTCATGTAAAGGTGGCTTTACAGGAACTATACATGTAGAGTATTTTGATATGTCTAGGTGGACATGCAAAAAGCtgtcatttaaattattatatggTTTTCCTAATTTGAAAACGTTGAAAGCAATTGGGTCACTTCTAGGCCCTGGATTTGTCAACACTGCTGGAGCTGGGTCTTTCTTGAGTAAGAATCTGAAATTGCAAGATATTAATCTTTCGTCTAATAAGATAAACAGTATACCAGATGGACTTTTTGTGCGGCGGTTTGAACAGTTATTATCAGTTAACATGTCGTATAACAACCTAACAATATTTCCTAAATTTCATGCAAGCATCAAAACATTAAAGATAATTGATTTGACATTTAACAGTATAACACATCTCAATAACAAAGacattaaacaaattgaaaagcTCGGAGAAGTTGACATATTCCTGAAAGGAAATCCCTTTCAATGTTCCTGTAAGACATTacagtttttaaagtttttaagtcAATCCAAACGAGTACCGGATTTCTTAGATCTGACCTGTGTAACTGAAAAGGCTTCCAGAAGGTTTATGTCTGAAGTTATTTCCAACCTTAAGACATTTGAGATTTCCTGCAAAACGAAATTCTGGTTGCCGTTTGCTGTGTCTATAACTTCCGTTATCGTACTTTCCATAACAATAACTGTCGTATTCTTTCgatataaatatgttgttgagTACTTTGTATTGcgatttaaaatgaaaatgagaaaTTACAAAGAATTGAGGAAGCAGTATGCGTATGATGCTTTTATATCATACAGTCATGCAGATTCAGAATGGGTTAAAGATTTCTATGATATGGTAAATAGTATGGGCCTCGAATTATGTCTGGACGCCAAGGACTTTATTGCTGGTAACAGTATAGCAGAAAATGTGGTCAATGCAATCGATTCCAGCAGAAaggttatatttattataactcATAATTTTCTAAGGAGTACTTGGGGGTCATATGAAATGGAAATGACCCGTATGCATGCTTTTCAGAAAGGAAGAGAAGACATGGTGATTGTTGTTGTAAAGGATGAGATAAAGATAACAGATATGCCggaaatattaaagataatgtGGTCTAAAATTACATGTATCCAATGGCCAAACGATGACAATCTGCCATACAATACGGAGGAAATATTCTatgaaaagattaaaatgtcTCTGAAAAAGAAGGAAGAAAGTACTTTACTGTATCTAGAAATTCAGTTGTATAgaacatttttcgtcatttCCTAACAATACTAATATTAGAATTGCGAAACATTTCTTTGGTGAGTAGCAATTCTGTGTATATAGCtgtgataaaaacaattatacaagAGAGACTTTAAAGTGGTCAAACGAAGGCTTAAACTTGTTTAAAGATGTAGTTGTATTCCAAATACTACTTTGCAATTTATCACACGGTTTATATGTTGTCTTACAGTTTACTTGTATACTCTTTAGCGTCTTTCAATgttgtatttatattaattgTGCTATTAATCGTTTCTGTTTTTTGCACGGTCAATTGTTGCTTCAGTTTCTAGCGTCtacaaaataacaatgaaataaaaattttactTATTACCTTATGCTTTTTATTAGAGCAACACATTCGTTATTAAAAATTGTTCAGTTTAAGATTGCTTGTAGGATTCTACCAtgtcattcatttttatttcattgttattttgtaGACGCTAGAAACTGAAGAACAATGTTCACCATTTTTGGAAATGTTATGTTgtataaaattgtttgttatttattttatattgattttaaccatttcatttgtttgcacctgtctgTAGTCAGAAACTTGATGCTCAGTGGTAgtcgaaaatgcctgtaccaaatgaCAGTTGCTTTGTATGCATGTGTATGCTTTTGCCTTTGATATTTCCATTTCATAAGGGACTTTCTGATTAGAATTTCAAATGGAGTTCggtatttccttttttaatcttttgtttGAAATCATGACTTGTGAATTGgtgtcataaaaataaaaattgcaatattGATGTTTACTTCGCAACTCGGTTTGTAAACTCCCatcaaaacgtttaaacccgctgcatggGTTTGCACCTAGTCttagtcaggaacctgatgttcagtggttgttgtttgttggttgatgtgtttctcttttttcggtttttataagaataaaaccgttggttttcctgtatGATTGGTTTAACACTTGCAATTTTTGGAGTCCTTTATGGCTTGCTGTACaatgtgagccaaagctccgtgttgaaaatCTTACTTTAACCTTTAACGTTTTACTTTCAGAATTGTGACTTGAGTGAGGATGCCTTATTGGAgctcataacacatcttttaATATCTATATAGTATTACGCTCATACCTAGGAGCTTTGACAATACACGTGTAATTATGTATTTTGGCTTTGACATGTTAAGACTTTTTATTGTTCTTGTGAAAAAGGTGGTTTAAGAAAAGTGCTTCTGACgcttaaaattttcatatatttaatttcgttATTTAAAGTCTTAGAAAATCATTACAGATCGGTGAGAAACAAAAAGAGAGCTTCATCTGATTGGCTCCGATTCATGGATTGCTTTAACTGGTAattgtgtttgttttcataTCGATTTCTATCTATATCTTCATCATTGAAAACGCTTAAAAATACccatttaatgtttttacacacgataattttttttaaattacataccTATTTTTCTACTTTTACCACAGATAATATACACATTGAAATAGTCTTATCCATTTCTGGTGAGAATTTTCGTTTTATGTTTAGAATTTTTAATAATCGTGATTTCCTACAATATGATCAATGTTCTAAACACCAGTGTAtgacttaaataaaacatatgggTACCGTTGTTTGAAATAGACTGCTATCCTGCTAATCACGTGTTTGTCGCtcatatattgtttaatataattGAACCAATGCCAGTGATTTTTCATAAACGATTTTcgatatttataaaagttttaactGCTGTTTTGGTTAGTCCCAATACTATATACTTCACATAATGTTTCATTCACATTAAAAGTCATATTGTTTTAGTGTTTTCCTTTCAACAAGTCTATAGGTTTTTGGCCATCACAACTATATGACGTCATGCGTTGTTTTAGTATAGGTATCGTTTAACTAGATTGTAATCAAATGAAAGAGCAACTGGGTCAATCtatgttattttccttttttctaaaTCTCAGATGTATATCTCCTTGTATATGGAAAGAAAGCGGTATCTTGTAACTAAATTATCTTTCATCTTTTGATACTACGATACACGCAACgcaattaaatatgaaaatttataaaaaaaaaaaaaaatgttcacgCATTCAGAATCAAATCCAAGCTGtagtaaaaacatatatatatacattttaaataaaataatcaataataaataatgataacgATATTTTCTCTCattactatgtttttttttattaccttCTTTGATGCTGATAAAGAAcacaattgatttgttttatagggtttttttcattttatatttaacaattgttttttctatttcgccaaaataattcattgatgatcatttatctttcaattttttgaTTTGCCttgttaatatttcaatatgtttttattactaaGATTTTTTATGCAAATACCATCTGTTTAAAGATTTCTAACACTATCCTTAGGTTAATAAGCATACACACAAAAAGATAGacaaaacttaaaaatacagcaatgaaaaacaaacagttcCTATGAAGGTTAGACACAAGAGGAACTGATAACTAAGTTTAAAAACGGGGGAATAATCTCATCAGGTACGGATTATAGATCTCTGCACTTAAACACGTGATGGGGTATTAAGCAACACTGATTACAACAAAAGatctaaaataagaatatgtaaACATCCCCTCGCATATCTAGCCATGTCATATCGTAAGAGAGAGGTGTTGTATTGATAGAATTACATactgttacttttttttcattccttATGTATAGTTTTAGGTCTGTTTCTAATAGAATACTATATTTTAGGGAAATCATAGTTAGTATTTAAACTTTAAGTTTTAGTTACAATAACACACCAGGAAGTTGGAGTTCGTATTACAAGCATGTGACTGCATACACTGGAATACGTGATTTTGTCACTAAAAGTAATCtcacaaaaataattatgaacatCATAACTGTTGGACTATTTTGGAACTTAATATCCTTAAAAGAAGGTCAGTTTGCAAATTTGTAAAAAGACCACTGTTAAAGGCAAGACTTGTGCCTtccaaaaaaaggaaaatcacaagactattgaactccgaggaaaattccaaacggatagtccataatcaaatggcaaaatcaattgataaaacacatcaaatgtatAGACAACAACTgccaaattcctgacttggtacaggcatttttaaatgtagaaaatggtggattgaacctggttttatagcgctaaacctctcacttgcatgAATGTTGCATCACATGCTGTTACTTCCCAAGTATTACAAAAGTTGAATCTTAAGATTGTATTGGATAAAAATATGTGCAACATCTAACAAactctaaaaataaaagaaatgtcacCATCTTTATAGATAGTGAGTCATGCTAGCTATTTTCTGATTTCTCATTACTTCCCGTATGAACAAggagatgtggtaggattgacaatgagacaactatctacaaaacaTCAAAGTCACATATAGATTGTatgaaatcaattaaaatatataatggaACAAGTTGGCAAGATGACGAGTACAGTGTGTTCCTATGATTCCAAATTTGTTGAAATACACGTCCTGCATACGAACACATCTTGTTTCCAGTAAAGAAATCATATATATTCGTATACATCTTACAGAGAATGTTCTGTTCAAATCAACAAACAAACGAATCAAACCGTGTAAGGCAAAGTAGAATGACATCCACACCCAATATTGTATGTTTAACTTAGAAAAGCTCAAAGTAAATCGATGATTAATTATATACTTTAAAGATGATGACAGATACAAATGTCTCAACTTTAAACCCTCAACTCTAGATTGTTTATGATAAACAGTTATCTTACATGTTTTATTCGTCAAATATAAGGCATGTACGTtaagatcaatatttatttactcTTGCAGTTCAAAGTAAAGGAAATAAGACGGAATGTATCGAGGAAAATGCACATGTTAATTGCAGATTTGTGAATTCCTGCAAAACAAAGTTTTGGTTACCGTTTGCCGTGTCTATAACCTCAATTATCATGTTTGCCATATTATTAACCGTCGTATTCGTTCGATATAGATATGCTGTTGAGTActttttattgaaattcaaaatgaaaataagaaattataaaGAATTAAACCATGAATATACTTATGATGCTTTTATATCATATAGTCATGCAGATACGCAATGGATTAAACAGTTCCATGACAATGTTACCGGTATGGGTTTCGATTTATGTCTAGATACCAAGGACTTTACCTGTGGTCCTGGTATTgcagaaaatattataaatgcaaTCGAATCCAGCAGAAAGGTGATATTTATTATAACTCACAATTTCTTAAAGAGTACTTGGGGATCGTATGAAATGGAAATGACCCGCATGCATGCTTTTCAGAAGGGAAGAGAAGACATGGTAATTGTTGTTGTAAAGGATGAGATAAAGGTATCCGATATGCCGGAAGTATTAAAGTGTATGTGGtttaaaattacatgtattCAATGGCCGAACGATGACAACCTGCCTTACAATacgaaagaaatattttatgaaaagataaaaatgtctCTCCAAAGGAGGGAGGATACTACTTTACTGTATTCTAGAAATTCAGCTGTATAGAGCCTTTGCCAtcatttcagaaatataaaCTAATGATAAGTCCTACTTTTATAAGTTGGAGTCAAAAGTACGATTTCCTGCAAAGCTTATTGACTACATTAGTTTTGGATtaacagtgattaaaatattccaatgagactaaaaaaggatttttgttgttgtgataaatgataattttaccTGACGTAGACGTGTGAAAAATTAATTTCGAAATTTTACTTccaaaaattacttgtgtaatgcccgcgtcacactgtcccgatttttatatacgatgaaCACCCGAATGCGataattgtaagttcgtacgaagttggtcccgatctcgttaaaataccaaaaagtgaccgaagcaagtacgatgaataacgaagtctatacgatggtgccgaaattatatacgatagcaaaagacggacatacgaaggttaaccgaagacgagtatttaagcttcatatctcagccgaatcCTACAAGATGGATCACGAAGGTTTCACGATGGaccacgaaggctacacgatggattaagATGATGGCGCGATGACCATACGTTATTTCtagttactgaatgttttggtcgatttctaaaaatatagtttatgtatcaaatatgcatattcaatgaTATGGGGAAAGCAGtaaatgcggcaaaatatgacatatcgaaaacaaaatggttatggagtacactttcgtgt includes these proteins:
- the LOC134688156 gene encoding toll-like receptor 4; protein product: MSRWTCKKLSFKLLYGFPNLKTLKAIGSLLGPGFVNTAGAGSFLSKNLKLQDINLSSNKINSIPDGLFVRRFEQLLSVNMSYNNLTIFPKFHASIKTLKIIDLTFNSITHLNNKDIKQIEKLGEVDIFLKGNPFQCSCKTLQFLKFLSQSKRVPDFLDLTCVTEKASRRFMSEVISNLKTFEISCKTKFWLPFAVSITSVIVLSITITVVFFRYKYVVEYFVLRFKMKMRNYKELRKQYAYDAFISYSHADSEWVKDFYDMVNSMGLELCLDAKDFIAGNSIAENVVNAIDSSRKVIFIITHNFLRSTWGSYEMEMTRMHAFQKGREDMVIVVVKDEIKITDMPEILKIMWSKITCIQWPNDDNLPYNTEEIFYEKIKMSLKKKEESTLLYLEIQLYRTFFVIS
- the LOC134688535 gene encoding toll-like receptor 2 type-2 gives rise to the protein MNIITVGLFWNLISLKEVQSKGNKTECIEENAHVNCRFVNSCKTKFWLPFAVSITSIIMFAILLTVVFVRYRYAVEYFLLKFKMKIRNYKELNHEYTYDAFISYSHADTQWIKQFHDNVTGMGFDLCLDTKDFTCGPGIAENIINAIESSRKVIFIITHNFLKSTWGSYEMEMTRMHAFQKGREDMVIVVVKDEIKVSDMPEVLKCMWFKITCIQWPNDDNLPYNTKEIFYEKIKMSLQRREDTTLLYSRNSAV